In a genomic window of Pseudomonas mohnii:
- a CDS encoding F0F1 ATP synthase subunit epsilon, whose amino-acid sequence MAMTVHCDIVSAEGEIFSGLVEMVIAHGALGDLGIALGHAPLITNLKPGPIRLVKQNGEEEVYYISGGFLEVQPNMVKVLADTVQRAADLDEASAQEAVKAAEKALHERGAEFDYGSAAARLAEAAAQLRTVQQIRKKFGH is encoded by the coding sequence ATGGCTATGACAGTCCATTGCGATATCGTCAGCGCGGAAGGGGAAATCTTTTCCGGCCTGGTCGAGATGGTGATTGCGCACGGTGCACTGGGTGATCTTGGTATCGCTCTGGGTCACGCGCCGCTGATCACTAATCTGAAGCCAGGTCCGATCCGCTTGGTCAAGCAGAACGGGGAAGAGGAGGTGTATTACATCTCCGGTGGCTTCCTCGAGGTTCAGCCGAACATGGTCAAGGTTCTTGCCGACACCGTGCAACGTGCTGCCGACCTGGACGAAGCCTCCGCTCAGGAAGCCGTAAAGGCTGCCGAGAAGGCCTTGCATGAGCGGGGCGCGGAATTCGATTACGGTTCTGCTGCCGCACGTCTGGCCGAGGCTGCAGCTCAGCTGCGCACCGTCCAGCAGATCCGCAAGAAGTTCGGCCACTAA
- the glmU gene encoding bifunctional UDP-N-acetylglucosamine diphosphorylase/glucosamine-1-phosphate N-acetyltransferase GlmU, with protein sequence MSLEIVILAAGQGTRMRSALPKVLHPIAGNSMLGHVIHSARQLDPQRIHVVIGHGADAVRERLAADDLNFVLQDKQLGTGHAVAQAVPFIKSDTVLILYGDVPLIEVETLQRLLQKVGPQQLGLLTVNLDDPTGYGRIVRDAAGNVTAIVEQKDATEAQRAITEGNTGILALPFESLGGWMSRLSNNNAQGEYYLTDVIAMAVSDGLVVATEQPQDAMEVQGANDRKQLAELERHYQLRAGRRLMAQGVTLRDPARFDVRGEVSVGRDVLIDINVILEGKVVIEDDVVIGPNCVIKDSTLRKGVVIKANSHIEGAILGEGSDAGPFARLRPGTVLEARAHVGNFVELKNAHLGEGAKAGHLTYLGDAEVGARTNIGAGTITCNYDGANKWKTVLGEDVFIGSNNSLVAPVDISSGATTAAGSTITQNVDNAQLAVGRARQKNIDGWKRPEKIKKS encoded by the coding sequence ATGTCTCTTGAAATCGTTATTCTCGCCGCCGGTCAAGGCACGCGTATGCGCTCGGCGTTGCCCAAAGTTCTGCACCCGATCGCCGGCAATTCGATGCTCGGCCATGTTATCCACAGCGCCCGGCAACTTGATCCACAACGCATTCACGTGGTGATTGGCCATGGAGCCGACGCGGTGCGTGAGCGTCTGGCTGCGGATGACCTGAATTTCGTTCTTCAGGACAAACAACTCGGCACAGGCCATGCGGTGGCCCAAGCGGTCCCTTTCATAAAATCCGACACCGTGCTGATTCTTTACGGTGATGTGCCACTGATTGAAGTGGAAACCCTGCAACGTCTGCTCCAGAAGGTTGGGCCGCAGCAGCTGGGCCTGCTCACCGTGAACCTGGACGATCCGACCGGTTATGGCCGCATCGTGCGTGATGCGGCGGGCAACGTTACCGCTATCGTTGAGCAGAAGGACGCCACTGAAGCCCAGCGCGCAATCACTGAAGGTAATACGGGCATTCTGGCCCTTCCTTTCGAAAGCCTGGGTGGCTGGATGAGCCGACTGTCCAACAACAATGCCCAAGGCGAGTATTACCTCACGGACGTCATCGCCATGGCGGTGAGCGACGGATTGGTGGTGGCGACCGAGCAACCTCAGGATGCTATGGAAGTGCAGGGCGCGAATGACCGCAAACAGCTGGCTGAACTTGAGCGTCATTATCAGCTGCGTGCCGGTCGTCGTTTGATGGCCCAGGGTGTGACGCTGCGAGACCCTGCTCGTTTCGACGTCCGAGGTGAAGTCAGCGTCGGCCGTGACGTGTTGATCGATATCAACGTGATTCTCGAAGGCAAGGTCGTCATCGAAGACGACGTGGTGATTGGTCCTAACTGCGTGATCAAGGACAGCACCTTGCGCAAAGGCGTGGTGATCAAGGCCAACAGCCATATCGAAGGCGCGATTCTGGGTGAAGGCAGCGATGCAGGTCCATTCGCACGTTTGCGCCCAGGTACGGTGCTGGAAGCTCGGGCGCATGTGGGTAACTTTGTTGAACTGAAAAACGCCCACTTGGGCGAAGGCGCCAAGGCCGGACACCTGACCTATCTGGGGGATGCCGAGGTCGGTGCGCGTACCAATATCGGCGCCGGCACCATCACCTGCAATTACGATGGCGCCAACAAATGGAAAACCGTGTTGGGCGAAGATGTGTTCATCGGTTCCAACAATTCGCTGGTCGCGCCTGTGGATATCTCTTCCGGTGCAACCACGGCGGCCGGTTCGACCATTACGCAGAATGTGGATAACGCGCAGTTGGCCGTGGGCCGTGCGCGCCAGAAGAATATCGATGGCTGGAAGCGACCCGAGAAAATCAAGAAGAGCTAA